One part of the Acomys russatus unplaced genomic scaffold, mAcoRus1.1, whole genome shotgun sequence genome encodes these proteins:
- the LOC127186289 gene encoding cystatin-like 1, which yields MEMKAGGLRVPLLLLLVTIVVMAKISHIQRWGGFKEKGTSKDNMNSTLHFFIQSYNNASNDTYLFQVQKLIQSQMQLTTGVEYLVTVKIGRTKCKKDEVKKASCPLQNSKLKKSLICTSLIYTVPWVNYYQVWNNSCRDI from the exons ATGGAGATGAAGGCCGGAGGCTTGAGGGTCCCCTTGCTCCTGTTGCTGGTGACCATCGTGGTAATGGCCAAGATAAGCCACATCCAGAGGTGGGGGGGCTTCAAGGAGAAAGGCACGAGCAAGGATAACATGAACTCCACACTCCATTTCTTCATCCAGTCCTACAACAATGCAAGCAATGACACCTACTTGTTCCAAGTTCAGAAGCTAATTCAAAGTCAGATGCAG CTAACCACAGGAGTGGAGTATTTGGTCACTGTGAAGATTGGCAGGACTAAATGTAAGAAAGACGAGGTGAAGAAAGCTTCGTGTCCGCTGCAAAACAGCAAGCTGAAAAAG agCTTGATTTGCACATCACTGATATACACTGTGCCCTGGGTGAACTACTACCAAGTCTGGAACAATTCCTGCCGGGATATCTGA